The following proteins come from a genomic window of Acidobacteriota bacterium:
- a CDS encoding NTP transferase domain-containing protein — translation METTCVILCGGHGRRMGSSRHHKVCFPIAGVPAIVRIIDTLKSAGLKHFLLVVGQRAVDVMETVTRVHPDVSFAYQPEALGTGHAARCAARVLRDRRAGGDVLITMGDKVIEAQVVRDLMERHRSEAADLTLAALPKETESSAGRILLNSESRPLAVVEVADIHRSSETGIPITVAGKELSAAGIESGSRLLNTSLYLFRGESLHSSLAALAADNAQQELYLTDTVEQVSANGGATSVLEVADPQDLMGFNTPEELLRIEEALGRRKPLGGGPAEPLPQIDPSRLKPAGEWLEILNRKPPSLLRSLSRVYGSGGVLLEPRIRACRRLVERFVESHGAARPMVLARAPGRLNLMGRHVDHRGGYVNTMAINREILLAASPRADDSVTLRHLSSDEFPERTFRIRDLLPDTDWLAWMDFISSYTVNQFLSVSRGDWSNYARAAVLRLQHAYPHRRLRGMDCVVWGDIPLGAGLSSSSALVVAMAEASVALNQLALSTRQFVDLCGEGEWFVGSRGGIADQAAIRGGEKDKVSKIGFFPFRIEETIDLPRELSVIIANSRTAVSKSHEARHTFNHRVACYDLAEMLLREHASFLGAMNHLRDLDPAKLGLSQAEIYRLLKQLPQQTGRRGILKQLPDQTERVGEIFSTHDDLGKYPLRGVALFGVTECRRSDRFSRLLKDRRFARIGEMMRVSHDGDRIVRHDQDRPRPHSTACGDLQLDRLIRDSFSPDPARRDRARLWMQPGSYACSTPKIDRIVDLSCAQPGVVGAQLSGAGLGGCAMILVRSAAVERTLKHLTRAWHEAQGLEVDAYVCRPVAGSGLIDCR, via the coding sequence ATGGAGACCACCTGCGTCATTCTCTGCGGCGGACACGGTAGGCGCATGGGCTCCTCCCGGCACCACAAGGTCTGTTTCCCCATCGCCGGAGTCCCCGCCATCGTCCGCATCATCGACACTCTCAAGTCCGCCGGACTGAAGCATTTTCTCCTGGTCGTGGGCCAACGGGCCGTCGACGTCATGGAAACGGTGACCCGGGTCCACCCCGATGTCTCCTTCGCATACCAACCCGAAGCGCTGGGGACAGGGCACGCGGCCAGGTGCGCCGCCCGGGTCCTGCGCGACCGGCGTGCCGGCGGCGACGTCCTGATCACCATGGGAGACAAGGTCATCGAGGCCCAGGTGGTGCGGGACCTGATGGAACGCCACCGGTCGGAAGCCGCTGACCTGACGCTCGCGGCTCTCCCCAAGGAGACGGAAAGCAGCGCCGGCCGGATCCTGCTGAACTCGGAATCGAGACCCCTGGCCGTGGTCGAGGTGGCCGACATCCACCGCTCGTCGGAGACCGGGATCCCCATCACGGTCGCGGGCAAGGAATTGTCCGCCGCCGGGATCGAGTCCGGAAGCCGATTGCTCAACACCTCCCTCTATCTCTTCAGAGGAGAATCCCTCCACTCCTCCCTGGCGGCCCTCGCGGCCGACAACGCCCAGCAGGAACTCTACCTGACGGACACGGTGGAGCAGGTTTCCGCCAACGGAGGCGCCACTTCGGTGCTGGAGGTGGCCGACCCACAGGATCTCATGGGGTTCAACACCCCGGAGGAGTTGCTCCGGATCGAGGAGGCGCTGGGCCGGCGCAAGCCTCTTGGCGGGGGTCCCGCGGAGCCTCTCCCGCAGATCGACCCGAGCCGTCTGAAACCGGCCGGCGAGTGGTTGGAGATCCTGAACCGGAAGCCCCCGTCCCTGCTGCGGTCTCTCTCGCGGGTATACGGCTCCGGCGGAGTCCTCCTGGAACCGCGCATTCGCGCCTGCCGCCGCCTGGTGGAACGTTTCGTCGAGAGCCACGGCGCGGCGCGCCCCATGGTGCTGGCGCGAGCTCCGGGACGTCTCAACCTCATGGGACGGCACGTGGACCACCGGGGCGGGTACGTGAACACCATGGCCATCAACCGGGAGATCCTGTTGGCCGCCTCTCCCCGGGCGGACGACAGCGTCACTCTTCGGCACCTCTCTTCGGACGAATTTCCCGAAAGGACCTTTCGCATCCGCGATCTGTTGCCCGACACCGACTGGCTGGCCTGGATGGACTTCATCAGTTCCTACACCGTCAACCAGTTTCTCAGCGTCTCACGGGGAGATTGGAGCAACTACGCCCGGGCCGCCGTGCTGCGACTCCAGCACGCCTACCCTCACCGCAGGTTGCGGGGAATGGACTGCGTCGTCTGGGGGGACATCCCCCTGGGCGCCGGCCTCTCCAGCAGCTCGGCTCTGGTGGTGGCCATGGCGGAGGCGTCGGTGGCCCTCAACCAACTGGCTCTGAGCACCCGGCAATTCGTGGATCTGTGCGGCGAGGGGGAATGGTTCGTCGGGTCCCGCGGCGGAATCGCCGACCAGGCCGCCATCCGCGGCGGGGAGAAGGACAAGGTCAGCAAGATCGGGTTCTTTCCGTTCCGGATCGAAGAGACCATCGACCTGCCCCGGGAGCTGTCGGTCATCATCGCCAACAGCCGGACCGCCGTATCCAAGAGCCACGAGGCCCGGCACACCTTCAATCACCGGGTGGCCTGCTACGACCTGGCGGAGATGTTGCTGCGCGAGCACGCTTCCTTCCTGGGAGCCATGAATCACCTCAGGGACCTGGACCCCGCCAAGCTGGGCCTGTCTCAGGCCGAGATCTACCGCCTGCTGAAACAGTTGCCCCAGCAGACCGGCCGCCGCGGCATTTTAAAGCAGTTGCCGGACCAGACCGAACGAGTCGGGGAGATCTTCTCGACTCACGACGACCTGGGGAAATATCCCCTGAGGGGGGTCGCTCTCTTCGGCGTCACCGAGTGCCGGCGCAGCGACCGGTTCTCCCGGCTCCTGAAGGACCGCCGGTTCGCCCGGATCGGAGAGATGATGCGGGTCAGCCACGACGGCGACCGCATCGTCCGGCATGACCAGGACCGGCCCCGTCCTCATTCCACCGCCTGCGGCGACCTGCAGTTGGACCGCCTGATCCGGGACTCCTTCTCCCCGGATCCCGCCAGGAGAGACCGCGCCCGCCTCTGGATGCAGCCGGGCAGCTATGCCTGCTCCACGCCCAAAATCGATCGGATCGTGGATCTGTCCTGTGCCCAACCGGGGGTCGTGGGGGCTCAACTTTCAGGTGCGGGCCTGGGGGGCTGCGCCATGATCCTGGTCCGAAGCGCGGCGGTCGAGCGCACACTGAAACATCTGACCCGTGCCTGGCATGAAGCCCAGGGCCTGGAGGTCGATGCCTATGTCTGCCGGCCGGTGGCGGGAAGCGGACTCATCGACTGCCGGTGA
- a CDS encoding amidohydrolase family protein, with protein MVPTRFEGRDVRTGRSISVAVTGETIADVRTGNRAGSGPWIAPALLDIQLNGFGGYGFNEAETAPESVARVVRSQWRAGIGAFLPTVTTHSQDRMLHSLRAITAACRDPGTRRSILGIHVEGPHISRLDGPRGAHPLKHVRLPSWDEFLRMQEAAEGGILLVTLAPELEGAIPFIERLAEAGVVVAVGHTNASAHDLDSAIRAGARLSTHLGNGAHSLLPRHPNYIWEQLSRDRLDCSVIADGHHLPASVLKCILRCKGVERIILISDAVTPAGLPPGTYPAAGGAVEVAANGRISLAGTPYLAGAGAHLCQGVSNLVRMGVASRQDALRMASLNPARLLARDDRMGALEAGKLAHLIQFSWTEEGIRVHRTVLGGQVVFDDGAA; from the coding sequence ATGGTACCCACCCGCTTTGAAGGACGAGACGTTCGGACCGGGCGATCCATCTCCGTGGCCGTGACGGGTGAGACCATCGCCGATGTTCGGACCGGGAATCGCGCCGGGTCCGGACCCTGGATCGCTCCGGCCCTGTTGGACATCCAGCTCAACGGCTTCGGCGGTTACGGGTTCAATGAAGCGGAGACCGCGCCGGAATCGGTGGCGAGGGTGGTCCGAAGTCAGTGGAGGGCCGGGATCGGCGCCTTCCTGCCGACCGTCACCACGCACTCCCAGGACAGGATGCTCCATTCCCTGAGGGCCATCACGGCCGCTTGCCGGGACCCCGGCACCCGCCGCTCGATCCTGGGAATCCACGTGGAGGGTCCCCACATCTCACGGCTGGACGGCCCCAGGGGAGCCCACCCGCTGAAACATGTCCGGCTGCCCTCGTGGGATGAATTCCTCCGGATGCAGGAAGCCGCCGAAGGCGGAATCCTCCTGGTGACGCTGGCGCCGGAGCTGGAGGGGGCCATCCCCTTCATCGAGCGATTGGCGGAAGCAGGGGTCGTGGTCGCCGTCGGTCACACCAACGCCTCGGCGCACGATCTGGACTCCGCCATCAGGGCCGGCGCCCGTCTCTCGACCCACCTGGGAAACGGAGCCCACTCATTGCTTCCGCGGCATCCCAACTACATCTGGGAGCAACTGTCCAGAGACCGGCTCGACTGCAGCGTCATCGCCGACGGGCATCACCTCCCCGCCTCGGTTCTCAAGTGCATTCTGCGGTGCAAGGGAGTGGAGCGCATCATCCTCATCAGCGACGCCGTCACCCCCGCCGGACTCCCCCCCGGCACCTACCCGGCGGCGGGAGGAGCGGTGGAGGTGGCCGCCAACGGCCGGATCTCCCTGGCCGGAACGCCATATCTGGCCGGGGCCGGGGCCCACTTGTGCCAGGGCGTCTCCAACCTGGTCCGCATGGGCGTGGCCTCCCGTCAGGACGCCCTTCGGATGGCGAGCCTGAATCCCGCCCGCCTCCTGGCTCGGGACGACCGTATGGGAGCCCTGGAAGCGGGAAAGCTGGCCCACCTGATTCAGTTCTCATGGACGGAGGAAGGGATCCGGGTCCATCGAACGGTACTCGGCGGTCAGGTGGTCTTCGACGACGGCGCCGCCTGA
- a CDS encoding RecQ family ATP-dependent DNA helicase: MEANSPISPPDLRAALKEHFGFPSFLPGQEETIRHTLNGDDSIVIMPTGKGKSLCYQLTAMLLEGVTVVVSPLIALMKDQVDGLVARNLPATFINSSLSWQEMDHRIRELERGSYKLVYVAPERFRNRRFMEVLQNRQVSLMAVDEAHCISHWGHDFRPEYLRLAPVLTRFPQARVMALTATATPYVREDILKQLGLGQEGRSEARLLVFGLERPNLRLMVTRTANHQAKLDRVIEILDEWESGIVYCATRKQTERVHSLLRDAGRKTSLYHAGLPDQERQAVQDRFMGKDVPVVVATNAFGMGVDRTDLRFVVHWDLPGSVEAYYQEIGRAGRDGSPALCELLYNYADVRTQEFFLDAANPEPFLLERTWRVLRRTCSREEPRVQPFTAWTREISSEASDLSIRTLFSLLERSELIRQEPAPGGQIAISLLQDAGRVRLDREASYLVEKRRRDRRKLRDILGYVNSTRCRHGYILGYFGDREAAAECDNCDRCRRFSTGEIREPTEEEWVVLQKALSCVARMQGRFGLAKVLQVLRGSKAQEIMDRGLDRLSTHGLLKSHGQTYLRAILEELIRDGCVRVSSGEYPVVSITPRGRRVMLRQDPVELSWPVPPRKRAKPKARAAAPVTDDLTYDEAIFEELRTWRTNRAREARIPPYTVLHDATLKLLAAARPHRLAELESIKGLGPAKIGRYGEELLEIVAGAQAAPSSKTT, from the coding sequence ATGGAGGCCAACTCACCCATATCTCCGCCTGACCTGCGGGCGGCGCTGAAGGAGCATTTCGGCTTCCCCTCCTTTCTTCCGGGGCAGGAAGAGACCATACGCCACACCCTGAACGGCGACGATTCCATCGTGATCATGCCGACGGGGAAGGGAAAATCCCTCTGCTACCAGTTGACCGCCATGTTGCTGGAGGGGGTCACGGTGGTGGTCTCGCCCTTGATCGCTCTCATGAAGGACCAGGTGGACGGACTCGTGGCCCGGAACCTGCCCGCCACCTTCATCAACTCCTCCCTTTCCTGGCAGGAAATGGACCACCGCATCCGGGAGTTGGAAAGGGGGTCGTACAAGCTGGTCTACGTGGCTCCGGAACGCTTCCGGAACCGGCGTTTCATGGAAGTCCTTCAGAATCGGCAGGTCTCCCTGATGGCGGTGGACGAGGCCCACTGCATCAGCCACTGGGGACACGACTTCCGTCCCGAGTACCTGCGCCTGGCTCCGGTCCTGACCCGGTTCCCCCAGGCCCGGGTGATGGCCCTGACCGCCACGGCCACGCCTTACGTTCGGGAGGACATTCTGAAACAACTCGGACTGGGACAGGAAGGCCGTTCCGAGGCCCGGCTTCTGGTCTTCGGCCTGGAACGGCCCAACCTCCGGCTGATGGTCACGCGGACGGCGAACCACCAGGCCAAGTTGGACCGGGTGATCGAGATCCTGGACGAATGGGAGTCCGGAATCGTCTACTGCGCGACCCGGAAACAGACGGAACGGGTCCATTCCCTGCTGCGGGACGCCGGGAGGAAGACGAGCCTCTATCACGCGGGCTTGCCGGACCAGGAGCGCCAGGCCGTCCAGGATCGGTTCATGGGGAAGGACGTTCCGGTCGTGGTGGCCACCAACGCGTTCGGCATGGGCGTGGACCGGACCGATCTTCGCTTCGTGGTGCATTGGGACCTGCCGGGCAGCGTCGAAGCCTACTACCAGGAGATCGGACGGGCCGGCCGGGACGGGTCGCCGGCGCTTTGCGAGCTTCTCTACAACTACGCCGACGTGCGGACCCAGGAGTTTTTTCTGGATGCCGCCAATCCGGAGCCCTTTCTCCTGGAGCGGACCTGGAGAGTGCTGCGGAGAACCTGTTCCCGGGAAGAACCGCGAGTCCAGCCGTTCACGGCATGGACCCGGGAAATCTCGTCTGAAGCCAGCGACTTGTCGATTCGGACCCTCTTCTCCCTGCTGGAGCGGAGCGAGCTGATCCGGCAGGAGCCGGCCCCGGGTGGGCAGATCGCCATCTCCCTGTTGCAGGACGCCGGCCGTGTCCGCCTGGACCGGGAGGCCTCCTATCTGGTGGAGAAGCGCCGCCGCGACCGGAGGAAATTGAGGGACATCCTCGGCTATGTCAATTCGACGCGCTGTCGGCACGGCTACATCCTGGGCTACTTCGGCGACCGGGAGGCGGCCGCCGAGTGCGACAACTGCGATCGCTGCCGCCGCTTCTCGACGGGTGAGATCCGGGAACCGACGGAAGAGGAGTGGGTCGTTCTGCAGAAGGCCCTGAGCTGCGTGGCCCGCATGCAGGGCCGGTTCGGACTGGCCAAGGTGCTCCAGGTGCTGAGGGGATCGAAAGCGCAGGAGATCATGGACCGCGGTCTTGACCGGCTCTCGACCCACGGTCTGCTCAAGAGCCACGGGCAAACCTACCTGCGGGCCATCCTGGAGGAGCTGATTCGGGACGGGTGCGTCCGCGTCTCTTCCGGTGAGTACCCCGTGGTCTCCATCACGCCCCGGGGCCGACGCGTCATGTTGCGCCAGGACCCGGTGGAGCTCTCCTGGCCTGTTCCGCCCCGAAAGCGGGCCAAGCCCAAGGCCCGGGCGGCGGCGCCCGTGACCGACGACCTGACCTACGATGAAGCCATTTTCGAGGAACTGAGAACGTGGAGGACGAACCGGGCGCGCGAGGCTCGGATTCCCCCCTACACCGTGCTTCACGACGCCACGTTGAAGCTTCTGGCCGCCGCCCGGCCCCACCGGCTGGCGGAGCTGGAGAGCATCAAGGGACTGGGTCCGGCGAAGATCGGCCGCTACGGCGAGGAACTGCTGGAGATCGTCGCCGGGGCTCAGGCGGCGCCGTCGTCGAAGACCACCTGA